Proteins from one Salvelinus alpinus chromosome 34, SLU_Salpinus.1, whole genome shotgun sequence genomic window:
- the LOC139563751 gene encoding potassium channel subfamily K member 13-like: protein MACRRGCCFGAMNDDNARFLMLTVLIMLYLLCGAAVFSALEQPKERQAIERWAQRFENFTHKHNLTRTDLETFLRLYEEANVAGIRVDTLRPRWDFTGAFYFVGTVVSTIGFGMTTPATVSGKVFLIFYGLIGCASTILFFNLFLERIITVLAFVLKSCHELQHQRQGVVPHDGRREASLPGPRDRDGDILAGWKPSVYYVMLILCVAAVVISCCASAMYSAAEGWGYLESLYFCFVAFSTIGFGDMVSSQRVSYDRNQTAYRLGNFLFILMGVCCIYSLFNVISIVIKQTLNWLLRKLGILCCRGCCRCCSPGIGKRLRPRRNAVMPTSTGHGHPRARRTVSIETDAVNESETDGGRRMSGEMISMRDLLATNKVNLALMQKQLSEAATNGIPRPSVSNQNRPNGFSAGVGALGIMNNRLAETSVDR, encoded by the exons ATGGCTTGCCGGAGAGGCTGCTGCTTCGGCGCGATGAACGATGATAACGCGCGGTTCCTGATGCTGACGGTGCTGATCATGCTGTATCTGCTGTGCGGCGCGGCGGTGTTCTCCGCGTTGGAACAACCGAAGGAGCGGCAGGCCATAGAGCGGTGGGCGCAGCGCTTCGAGAACTTCACCCATAAGCACAACCTCACCCGGACCGATTTGGAGACCTTTCTCCGGCTCTACGAGGAGGCGAACGTCGCCGGTATCCGCGTGGATACACTCAGACCTCGCTGGGATTTTACCGGCGCTTTTTACTTCGTGGGGACCGTTGTGTCGACCATAG GATTTGGCATGACCACCCCGGCCACGGTCAGCGGCAAAGTCTTCCTCATCTTCTACGGCCTGATCGGCTGCGCCTCTACCATCCTCTTCTTCAACCTCTTCCTGGAGCGTATCATCACGGTGCTCGCCTTCGTCCTCAAGTCGTGCCACGAGCTGCAGCATCAGCGCCAGGGCGTCGTGCCCCACGATGGCCGCAGGGAGGCGTCACTGCCAGGACCCAGAGATAGAGACGGGGACATTTTGGCTGGATGGAAGCCTTCAGTGTACTATGTGATGCTAATTCTCTGCGTGGCCGCTGTGGTGATCTCCTGCTGTGCCTCTGCCATGTATTCGGCGGCAGAGGGCTGGGGATATCTGGAGTCGCTGTACTTCTGTTTTGTGGCGTTTAGCACCATCGGGTTCGGGGACATGGTGAGCAGCCAGAGGGTTTCGTATGATAGGAACCAGACAGCCTACAGACTGGGGAACTTCCTGTTTATATTGATGGGTGTCTGCTGTATCTACTCGCTGTTCAACGTCATATCTATCGTCATCAAGCAG ACTCTTAACTGGCTGCTGAGAAAGCTGGGCATTCTCTGCTGCCGaggctgctgccgctgctgctcCCCCGGGATCGGGAAGAGACTCCGGCCGCGCCGGAACGCCGTGATGCCCACCAGCACTGGACACGGACACCCCCGGGCGCGGCGGACTGTCTCCATAGAAACGGACGCAGTGAACGAGAGCGAGACGGATGGAGGCCGGCGGATGTCTGGGGAGATGATCTCCATGAGGGACTTACTGGCGACCAATAAG GTGAACCTGGCACTGATGCAGAAGCAGCTGTCGGAGGCAGCAACTAATGGGATCCCTCGACCGTCCGTCTCCAACCAAAACAGACCAAATGGATTTTCTGCAGGAGTGGGGGCGCTGGGCATCATGAACAACAGGCTGGCTGAGACCAGTGTCGACAGATGA